In Cyanobacteria bacterium FACHB-DQ100, one genomic interval encodes:
- a CDS encoding methyltransferase domain-containing protein, producing MGTNKRVETIVQQEYDRLAKIYDQRWHSYITNTLTFLKQWAQIGSHEIVLDVACGTGEFERLLLQDHPNQQIVGIDVSTEMLTIAQAKLQPYSTVTFKPGNVTALPLKDKCFDTVVCASAFHYFDCPLDALAEMRRVLKPGGKVVILDWCKDFLLCRLCDVVLKTVDPAHKQCYTQKELQDFLSRSQLRIEASTKLRFGAWGLMAATATKD from the coding sequence ATGGGTACAAACAAGAGGGTTGAAACGATCGTTCAACAAGAATATGATCGCCTTGCCAAGATCTACGATCAACGTTGGCATAGTTATATTACAAACACACTCACTTTTCTGAAGCAGTGGGCGCAAATTGGCTCCCATGAGATTGTTCTAGACGTGGCTTGTGGAACAGGGGAGTTTGAGCGATTGTTGTTGCAAGACCATCCGAATCAGCAGATCGTTGGAATTGATGTCTCAACAGAGATGCTCACGATCGCTCAAGCAAAGCTTCAACCCTACAGCACCGTAACATTTAAGCCAGGAAATGTGACCGCACTTCCTCTGAAGGATAAATGCTTTGATACTGTAGTTTGTGCCAGTGCTTTTCATTATTTTGACTGTCCACTTGATGCCCTAGCAGAAATGCGACGAGTGCTTAAACCAGGTGGGAAAGTTGTGATTTTGGATTGGTGTAAAGACTTTTTACTCTGTCGCCTCTGCGATGTCGTCTTGAAAACCGTTGATCCAGCCCACAAGCAGTGTTACACGCAGAAAGAACTTCAAGATTTTCTGTCCCGATCGCAACTCAGAATTGAAGCTAGCACAAAGCTGCGGTTTGGAGCGTGGGGGTTAATGGCTGCAACAGCGACTAAAGATTAA
- a CDS encoding TetR/AcrR family transcriptional regulator: MVNLKRTREDILSSVIELIHHQGFQSTGLKELFAASNTSSGSFYNYFQSKNELAHALIDYKWSQIKAVIIEPAQQISDPIAQVFDMIDRLEAKHQSEPDCGGCFLGNLIVDLAKHDPSFQEHLIQVFDAWQAAIAQSLQAGKSALKPEINPVLLAEQVLTQIEGVLLMSRLYNQPARLKRSFDMVRQTVQSALR; this comes from the coding sequence ATGGTCAATCTTAAGCGCACTCGCGAAGATATTTTATCCTCGGTTATTGAGTTGATCCATCACCAAGGATTTCAATCAACCGGGCTAAAGGAGTTATTTGCCGCAAGCAACACTTCTTCTGGCAGTTTCTACAATTATTTCCAATCAAAAAATGAATTAGCTCATGCGCTAATTGATTACAAATGGAGCCAGATCAAAGCAGTTATCATTGAGCCTGCTCAACAAATTTCTGACCCGATCGCGCAAGTGTTTGACATGATCGATCGTCTGGAGGCAAAACATCAATCTGAACCTGATTGCGGCGGCTGTTTCCTAGGAAATTTGATTGTAGATCTAGCAAAACATGACCCATCGTTTCAAGAACATCTCATTCAGGTGTTTGATGCTTGGCAGGCTGCAATTGCACAGTCTCTACAAGCTGGAAAATCTGCGCTGAAACCAGAAATCAACCCTGTTTTGCTTGCCGAACAAGTGTTAACCCAGATAGAAGGAGTGCTGTTAATGAGCCGCCTCTATAATCAGCCCGCTCGCCTCAAGCGTAGCTTCGACATGGTTCGCCAGACGGTGCAATCGGCATTACGCTAA
- a CDS encoding ABC transporter substrate-binding protein, with product MAAHTKLLETSGVYSLSELACACGGSHRSQDHWKFLEGMPQDPVDLIDDLIKMGHYADTTLEFAKNLTYAEFQKALLLRMIDQAEPEQRDLCNDLIQQAGGLEEAFAAAFGPNAVEFLGDAVRLSRFRRRDFLVKVAAAAAVVTLASCGSRRETQSSTASASAPTNLEKSNLTIGFIPIACSIPIVAAEPLEFYKKQGLNVTLKKMPNWAAVREAAIAGELDAYHMLSPMPIAISMGLGSTAFPIKLASIENINGQSIAVANKHKDRVKTAADFKGMSIGIPFPYSMHNLLLRYYLASGGLNPDQDVKIEIVPPPDSVAKMAAGQIDAFLMPDNFGQRAVFEKIGFIHLLTKDLWNGHPCCAFAASQTWIDAHPNTFRAVNKSIIESAAYTDNAANRGEIARLMSDRKYLNQPEPVLQAVLTGKFEDGLGNTLDVPTRIGFDTYPWKSFAAWISSQMVRWDLMPEAKANYDEIANQTFMTDLARELAQEVGQNPPTEPTRVEKLKTGEFNPANASAYVQEQIKKFGV from the coding sequence ATGGCAGCACACACGAAATTGTTAGAGACGAGCGGAGTTTATTCTTTATCTGAGTTAGCTTGTGCTTGTGGTGGATCACATCGATCGCAAGATCACTGGAAATTTTTAGAAGGAATGCCTCAAGATCCAGTTGATTTGATTGATGACTTGATCAAGATGGGGCACTATGCAGACACAACATTGGAATTCGCTAAGAACTTGACTTATGCTGAATTTCAGAAAGCATTGCTGCTGCGAATGATTGATCAAGCAGAGCCAGAACAGCGCGACTTGTGCAATGACTTAATCCAACAAGCAGGCGGATTAGAAGAAGCCTTTGCCGCCGCATTTGGTCCGAATGCAGTTGAATTCTTGGGTGATGCGGTGCGGTTGAGCCGATTCCGGCGGCGAGATTTTTTGGTTAAAGTTGCTGCGGCTGCGGCAGTGGTGACGCTCGCAAGTTGCGGCAGCAGGCGCGAAACTCAATCTTCAACCGCTTCAGCCTCCGCTCCCACTAACTTAGAAAAATCGAATCTGACGATCGGCTTTATTCCGATTGCTTGCTCAATTCCGATCGTTGCCGCAGAACCTTTAGAGTTTTACAAAAAGCAAGGGCTGAATGTGACGTTGAAGAAAATGCCGAACTGGGCAGCCGTACGAGAAGCCGCGATCGCAGGAGAGTTAGACGCTTACCATATGCTGTCGCCGATGCCGATCGCGATCTCTATGGGTTTAGGTTCTACTGCTTTTCCAATTAAGCTTGCTAGTATCGAAAACATCAATGGACAGTCGATCGCAGTCGCCAACAAGCACAAAGATCGCGTCAAAACGGCAGCAGACTTCAAGGGAATGTCGATCGGGATTCCTTTTCCTTATTCAATGCACAATCTGTTGTTACGTTACTATCTTGCTTCTGGTGGGCTAAATCCAGACCAGGATGTGAAAATTGAGATTGTGCCGCCGCCAGATTCGGTTGCAAAGATGGCTGCTGGACAAATTGATGCATTCTTGATGCCAGATAACTTTGGGCAACGGGCAGTCTTCGAGAAAATTGGCTTTATTCATCTATTGACCAAAGACTTGTGGAATGGTCATCCCTGCTGTGCCTTTGCTGCTAGCCAGACTTGGATTGATGCTCATCCGAACACATTCCGAGCTGTGAATAAATCAATTATTGAATCTGCTGCCTACACAGATAACGCAGCAAATCGAGGAGAAATCGCTAGGCTGATGAGCGATCGTAAGTACCTCAACCAGCCAGAACCCGTGTTGCAAGCTGTGTTAACCGGGAAATTCGAGGATGGGCTAGGCAACACGCTGGATGTCCCCACCCGTATTGGCTTTGACACTTATCCCTGGAAAAGTTTCGCGGCTTGGATCTCATCTCAGATGGTGCGCTGGGATTTGATGCCCGAAGCCAAAGCAAACTATGACGAAATTGCGAATCAAACCTTTATGACTGATCTGGCACGAGAGTTAGCACAGGAGGTTGGGCAAAATCCGCCCACTGAACCGACCCGCGTTGAAAAGCTTAAAACGGGTGAATTCAACCCTGCGAATGCTTCTGCGTATGTACAAGAGCAAATTAAGAAGTTTGGAGTTTAG
- the nthB gene encoding nitrile hydratase subunit beta has translation MKLQHYIGGIEGLAPSSFEKRVFVQPWEKRIFGIHVAMMGLSNHLDAVKTVPTRFKSFWTWGHLRKGAEGMNPFDYFKYRYYEKWLGGISGFFVESGYVSKEELDAKTTAYLEKPDAPLPQGGEPAIDNQVIEYLRIGDSPKCEVDIQPKFKVGDVVTVGNPPPTEHCKLPGYLRTKKGVIDVVYPGAYNYYFPTGDGVGDPMPIYNVKFDSHEIWGNLTEPKTWIYVQIFEAYLEDPA, from the coding sequence ATGAAACTACAGCACTACATTGGTGGAATTGAAGGATTAGCACCTTCTAGCTTTGAAAAACGGGTATTTGTTCAACCCTGGGAAAAACGCATCTTTGGCATTCACGTTGCCATGATGGGATTAAGTAACCATCTAGACGCAGTTAAAACTGTCCCGACTCGGTTTAAGAGCTTTTGGACTTGGGGGCATCTGCGTAAAGGTGCTGAAGGGATGAATCCCTTTGACTATTTCAAGTACCGCTACTATGAAAAGTGGTTGGGTGGAATTTCTGGCTTTTTTGTCGAATCAGGCTATGTTTCCAAAGAGGAGCTTGATGCAAAAACGACCGCCTATCTAGAAAAGCCAGATGCGCCCTTGCCTCAAGGTGGAGAACCCGCGATCGACAATCAAGTGATCGAGTATTTGCGGATTGGAGATTCGCCCAAATGTGAGGTTGATATTCAGCCCAAGTTCAAAGTGGGTGATGTGGTCACTGTCGGAAACCCGCCGCCAACGGAGCATTGCAAACTGCCAGGGTATCTACGAACCAAAAAAGGCGTAATTGATGTAGTCTATCCAGGCGCTTACAACTATTACTTTCCAACGGGAGATGGCGTAGGCGATCCGATGCCTATTTATAACGTCAAATTTGATTCTCATGAGATTTGGGGCAATTTGACTGAGCCGAAAACGTGGATCTATGTGCAAATTTTTGAAGCTTATCTAGAAGATCCAGCTTAA
- a CDS encoding zinc ribbon domain-containing protein, giving the protein MPLYEFRCESCGIFDVWRSISESTSSAHCPTCEAPAKRIFSAPAVLSGGLRLKRENPEPQLVKRKTEPEAPKNRSHAGGRPWMIGH; this is encoded by the coding sequence ATGCCCTTATATGAATTTCGCTGTGAGAGCTGTGGCATTTTTGATGTGTGGCGATCGATTTCTGAATCAACGTCTTCGGCTCATTGTCCCACCTGCGAAGCTCCCGCCAAACGAATTTTTTCTGCTCCGGCTGTGTTGTCTGGTGGGCTGCGGCTGAAGCGCGAAAACCCAGAGCCACAACTGGTTAAACGCAAAACAGAGCCGGAAGCTCCAAAAAACAGAAGCCACGCAGGAGGGCGACCCTGGATGATTGGACATTAA
- a CDS encoding DUF1097 domain-containing protein: MKKLDAYSVSIGVLGAIDTHLTATLILVPVWVTFIAWASFFILGGKSSGLKQSIASNLTGIAIASLTLLAIAALGSNPLIVAICVGLGSAAMVQASKVPLLRAIPAIVWGFASTVGTTIATDKAITTPGLENPALVAAAAMILGGVFGYLSEIWGEAMTTQGVPTREQTRV; the protein is encoded by the coding sequence ATGAAAAAGCTAGATGCGTACAGTGTCAGTATTGGGGTGCTAGGTGCGATCGATACTCATCTCACAGCGACACTCATTCTTGTCCCCGTGTGGGTAACGTTTATTGCTTGGGCATCGTTCTTTATCCTGGGAGGTAAGTCTTCAGGGCTTAAACAGAGCATTGCGTCTAATCTAACGGGAATCGCGATCGCATCTCTCACGCTTCTGGCGATCGCAGCTTTGGGAAGTAACCCTCTAATTGTTGCAATCTGTGTTGGACTTGGCAGCGCGGCAATGGTGCAAGCTTCAAAAGTTCCTTTATTGAGAGCAATTCCGGCGATCGTTTGGGGGTTTGCTTCCACGGTTGGAACCACGATCGCGACCGACAAAGCAATTACAACTCCAGGACTAGAAAATCCAGCACTCGTTGCAGCAGCAGCGATGATTTTAGGCGGAGTTTTCGGTTATCTATCAGAGATTTGGGGCGAAGCGATGACGACACAAGGCGTTCCCACGAGAGAGCAAACTCGCGTCTAG
- a CDS encoding acyl-CoA/acyl-ACP dehydrogenase, whose product MQLISSSVAEPTSPPSIADTLIQLNTAIRTDLAPIVSDIDQGKYPRTFMHQVGAIGGFAQAVSPEFGGTGNGLWAAIQVIEAISAECLCTGFMTWCQIACTWYMQNSDNNYLQQQVLPQVATGKRLGGTGLSNPMKHFAGIEKIALVAERRSDGYVLNGMLPWVSNIGAGHYFGIAAQLPDSDQYLMAIVSDELEGLTLRQNAHFIALEGSNTYSCVFRDVFVPDELILAAPCTSYVNQIRPGFILTQVGMGLGLTARCLEIMKRSNQRYGHVNCFLDDQVDNLSEELEMARQNTSVLAHAITGKTTIDRTQLKAVIQARITASELSLRAANAAMLHTGARGYLHGAEVERKLRESYFVAIVTPALKQLKKMLHEL is encoded by the coding sequence ATGCAACTAATTTCTAGCTCGGTTGCGGAACCCACCTCGCCTCCCTCGATCGCTGACACATTGATTCAATTGAATACTGCAATTCGCACTGATCTTGCACCGATCGTGTCCGACATCGATCAAGGGAAATATCCTCGTACTTTTATGCACCAAGTTGGTGCTATTGGTGGTTTTGCTCAAGCAGTTTCTCCAGAATTTGGCGGTACGGGGAATGGTTTGTGGGCTGCAATTCAAGTGATCGAAGCAATCTCGGCAGAATGCCTCTGTACTGGGTTTATGACCTGGTGCCAGATTGCTTGTACCTGGTATATGCAGAATAGTGACAATAATTATCTGCAACAGCAGGTTTTACCTCAAGTCGCAACGGGAAAGCGTTTGGGCGGCACTGGGTTGTCAAACCCGATGAAGCACTTTGCTGGAATTGAGAAAATTGCGCTGGTTGCAGAACGTCGATCGGACGGTTATGTGCTGAATGGAATGCTGCCCTGGGTTTCTAACATTGGAGCAGGACATTACTTCGGCATTGCGGCTCAATTGCCGGATTCTGATCAGTATTTGATGGCGATCGTCTCTGACGAATTAGAGGGACTGACGCTGCGACAAAATGCTCACTTCATTGCATTAGAAGGCAGCAATACCTATAGCTGTGTGTTTCGCGATGTGTTTGTCCCGGATGAATTGATTTTGGCGGCTCCCTGTACAAGCTATGTCAACCAAATTCGTCCAGGATTTATTTTGACGCAAGTTGGCATGGGGTTAGGACTCACCGCAAGGTGTCTTGAGATTATGAAGCGTAGCAATCAACGCTATGGGCACGTCAATTGTTTTTTGGATGATCAAGTTGATAACTTGAGTGAAGAGCTAGAAATGGCTCGTCAAAACACGTCTGTACTTGCCCATGCAATCACGGGCAAAACCACAATCGATCGCACTCAACTCAAAGCCGTGATCCAAGCCCGGATTACAGCATCGGAATTGTCATTGAGAGCCGCTAATGCTGCAATGTTGCACACAGGAGCTAGAGGCTATTTACATGGCGCAGAAGTGGAACGCAAGCTACGCGAATCTTACTTTGTGGCGATCGTCACTCCAGCTTTGAAGCAGCTAAAAAAGATGCTGCATGAACTGTAA
- a CDS encoding ABC transporter ATP-binding protein, translating to MVSSHTDRTKTDTSVQLSLQNVFKVFPGRQHWQDKLLRRTSQDFVAIVDINLDITPNTFVSIIGPSGCGKSTLLNIIAGLTTPTQGSVLINGKQVHHPGADRGVVFQNYSLMPWMTVAENIRFAIETVYPQMPLAKQKDLVREYIDLVGLQGADRKHPHELSGGMKQRVGIARALAINPEILLMDEPFGALDALTRGFLQDEIARILEQQRKTVILITHSIEEALLLSDKIVVMSRGPAARIVEVLDVPFARPRKRENLDQYPAYHELKAQLELHLSRETRAIEESRIH from the coding sequence ATGGTTTCTTCCCACACCGATCGCACTAAAACAGATACCTCTGTTCAGTTAAGCTTACAAAATGTGTTCAAGGTGTTTCCAGGGCGGCAACACTGGCAAGATAAGCTGCTTCGTCGCACTTCTCAAGACTTTGTGGCGATCGTGGATATCAATCTAGACATCACCCCGAATACCTTTGTTTCGATCATTGGACCTTCGGGCTGCGGTAAGTCAACCCTTCTGAATATTATTGCTGGACTGACCACACCCACGCAGGGTTCAGTGTTGATCAATGGAAAGCAGGTACATCATCCGGGAGCCGATCGCGGTGTCGTGTTTCAGAACTATTCGCTGATGCCCTGGATGACCGTTGCCGAAAACATTCGGTTTGCGATCGAAACAGTCTATCCTCAGATGCCGCTTGCCAAACAAAAAGACCTTGTGCGCGAGTACATTGATTTAGTCGGATTGCAGGGAGCCGATCGCAAGCATCCTCACGAACTGTCTGGGGGCATGAAGCAACGGGTGGGAATTGCCCGCGCTCTAGCAATTAACCCAGAAATTTTGCTGATGGATGAACCGTTCGGAGCGTTAGATGCGTTGACGCGGGGCTTTCTGCAAGATGAGATTGCCCGCATCCTGGAACAACAGCGCAAAACCGTGATTCTGATTACTCATAGTATCGAGGAAGCACTGCTGCTGTCCGACAAAATTGTGGTGATGAGTCGCGGCCCAGCAGCTCGAATCGTAGAGGTGTTGGATGTGCCCTTTGCTCGTCCCCGCAAGCGCGAAAACCTGGATCAGTATCCGGCTTATCATGAGTTGAAGGCACAGCTAGAGCTACACCTGTCGCGAGAAACGCGAGCGATCGAAGAATCGCGGATACATTAG
- a CDS encoding class I SAM-dependent methyltransferase yields the protein MIVRPLVVCAGVFSLMFAGCSQVANLIPKTENQVQTQTANPEKQNQPSTPQLDVPYVPTPTEVVDAMLKVAKVGKKDVLYDLGSGDGRIPITAAKRFGTRGFGVDIDPERIKEANANAKKAGVSDRVKFAQQDLFKTDLSKASVITLYLLPRINLQLRPKLLKLKPGTRIVSHAFDMGDWKPDRVVNVKGTNVYFWTVPKTIPANLK from the coding sequence ATGATTGTTCGTCCTTTAGTGGTGTGTGCTGGAGTTTTCAGCTTAATGTTCGCTGGCTGTTCGCAAGTCGCTAATCTGATTCCGAAGACAGAGAATCAAGTTCAGACGCAAACTGCTAATCCAGAAAAGCAAAATCAACCTTCAACACCACAGTTGGATGTGCCTTATGTGCCGACACCCACCGAAGTAGTCGATGCAATGCTGAAGGTGGCAAAGGTAGGCAAGAAGGATGTGCTTTATGATTTAGGAAGCGGGGATGGGCGCATTCCCATCACTGCGGCTAAGCGATTTGGTACACGCGGATTTGGAGTGGATATTGATCCAGAACGCATTAAGGAAGCGAATGCGAACGCGAAAAAAGCGGGAGTGAGCGATCGAGTGAAGTTTGCTCAGCAAGATTTGTTTAAGACAGATTTGAGCAAGGCATCGGTGATTACGCTTTATCTATTACCGCGCATCAATTTGCAACTGCGCCCGAAGTTGTTGAAGCTCAAACCAGGAACGCGAATTGTATCTCATGCGTTTGATATGGGAGATTGGAAGCCCGATCGGGTGGTGAACGTGAAAGGAACGAATGTGTACTTCTGGACGGTTCCGAAAACGATTCCCGCGAATTTGAAATAG
- a CDS encoding GTP-binding protein, producing MLSCSIPVTVITGYLGSGKTTLLNHLLHHEHGKKVAVIVNEFGDVGIDSQLVMDADEEILEMNNGCICCTVRGDLIRIVGNLMEKREKFDHIVIETTGLADPAPVIQSFFVDETMRSKTQLDAVVTVVDAKYIWEHWDSNEAQEQIAFADVILLNKIDLVSAERLGTLEQRIRSVNAFAKLYRTHNCNLEISSILGVKAFDLKNALSIDPEFLNESAHEHDETVFSVSIVEPGVVNSDKLTTWLNQLVQIQGQNIFRMKGILNVDDEDRRFVLQGVHMLLDGRPGRPWKSDELRRNEMVFIGRELPEAELKSGFQSCLV from the coding sequence ATGCTGAGTTGCTCTATTCCTGTTACAGTCATTACTGGTTATCTTGGGTCAGGCAAAACAACACTGCTGAATCATCTTCTGCATCATGAACACGGTAAAAAAGTTGCTGTGATTGTGAATGAATTTGGGGACGTAGGCATTGATAGTCAGCTTGTGATGGATGCTGATGAAGAAATTTTAGAAATGAACAATGGCTGCATTTGTTGTACAGTTCGGGGGGATTTAATTCGGATTGTTGGTAACTTAATGGAGAAGCGCGAGAAGTTTGATCACATTGTGATTGAAACCACTGGATTAGCTGATCCAGCCCCAGTCATTCAATCCTTTTTTGTCGATGAAACAATGCGATCTAAAACGCAGTTAGATGCCGTTGTTACGGTTGTTGATGCGAAATATATTTGGGAGCATTGGGATAGCAATGAAGCGCAAGAACAAATTGCGTTTGCCGATGTTATTCTGCTCAACAAGATTGATCTCGTTTCTGCTGAACGGCTCGGAACGTTAGAACAGCGAATTCGGTCAGTGAATGCCTTTGCCAAACTCTACCGGACTCACAACTGCAATCTTGAGATCAGTTCGATTTTAGGAGTGAAAGCGTTTGACCTCAAAAATGCTTTATCAATTGATCCAGAGTTTCTCAACGAATCAGCGCATGAGCATGACGAGACTGTTTTCTCAGTCTCGATCGTTGAGCCTGGGGTTGTAAACAGCGACAAACTCACAACCTGGTTAAATCAACTCGTCCAGATTCAAGGTCAAAACATCTTTCGGATGAAAGGCATTTTGAATGTAGACGATGAGGATCGACGGTTTGTACTTCAGGGGGTGCATATGTTGTTAGACGGCAGACCGGGGCGACCCTGGAAATCCGACGAACTGCGGAGGAATGAGATGGTGTTTATCGGGCGAGAGTTGCCAGAAGCAGAACTCAAAAGCGGCTTCCAATCATGTCTGGTCTAG
- a CDS encoding OsmC family protein, whose amino-acid sequence MTQTTFTTQVKTPLRPVSKDGLENLAATAKANPNVVKSLKVKTVCEGQFRNLTYVRDLPAHVIDEPPSLLGEDTAPNPSEAVLACLGSCLSVGIHANATMRGIVLTKLELELEGDINITGVWGIGDLAEKRLGFTDIRVKVDLEGNASREELEDLVAHSNYWSPVANTLRLPVNMEVALA is encoded by the coding sequence ATGACTCAGACAACCTTTACCACGCAAGTCAAAACGCCTCTCCGCCCTGTAAGCAAGGATGGATTGGAGAATCTAGCTGCAACCGCAAAGGCAAATCCTAACGTTGTCAAATCGTTGAAGGTTAAGACGGTCTGTGAAGGACAGTTTCGTAATCTGACTTATGTGCGTGATTTGCCTGCTCATGTGATTGACGAACCACCGAGTTTGTTAGGAGAAGACACAGCCCCCAATCCTTCTGAAGCGGTGTTAGCTTGTTTAGGTTCTTGTTTGTCTGTTGGCATTCATGCTAACGCTACAATGCGCGGAATTGTTCTGACAAAGCTAGAACTAGAATTAGAAGGCGACATCAACATCACAGGAGTTTGGGGCATTGGGGATCTCGCTGAAAAGCGGCTCGGCTTTACCGATATTCGCGTCAAGGTTGATTTAGAAGGCAATGCGAGTCGTGAGGAGCTAGAAGACTTGGTGGCACACTCTAACTACTGGTCGCCTGTTGCAAACACCTTACGCTTACCCGTCAACATGGAAGTTGCTTTGGCATAG
- the ntrB gene encoding nitrate ABC transporter permease: MTTSPVVRPRSRSASLLQNQNLQAIVLFLVLLTALLGIWELGVNLQIFSPVMPSASRTIADFWNWISDPFYDNGPNDKGVGLHLIASLQRVLTGFLLGSAIAIPIGVLIGLSEVVSKAVNPFIQLMRPVSPLAWLPLGLGLLKSSEGTALFVIAISSIWPTLINTKFGVSSVSKDYLNVARTLGASRWRTIWKIILPAAAPSIVAGLRISIGISWLVIVAAEMIVGGTGIGSLVWAEWNNLSITSIITAIVIIGVTGLVLDQLLALLQTWVSFGEK, encoded by the coding sequence ATGACAACTTCTCCTGTTGTTAGACCTCGATCGCGTTCTGCTTCACTGCTGCAAAACCAAAACCTGCAAGCGATCGTCCTGTTTCTCGTCCTGCTGACCGCACTGCTCGGCATTTGGGAATTGGGGGTTAATCTGCAAATTTTCTCACCCGTGATGCCGTCTGCAAGTCGCACGATCGCAGATTTTTGGAATTGGATTAGCGATCCTTTCTATGACAATGGTCCGAACGATAAAGGCGTAGGATTGCACTTAATCGCTAGTCTTCAGCGCGTGCTGACTGGATTTCTGCTTGGATCAGCGATCGCGATTCCAATAGGAGTCTTGATTGGTTTATCAGAAGTCGTCTCGAAAGCGGTGAATCCATTTATTCAATTGATGCGTCCGGTATCGCCCTTAGCCTGGTTGCCGCTAGGATTAGGGCTGCTGAAAAGCTCCGAAGGCACCGCATTGTTTGTGATTGCAATTTCTAGTATTTGGCCTACGCTCATCAATACTAAATTTGGAGTGAGTAGCGTCTCAAAAGACTATCTGAATGTGGCTCGGACTTTGGGTGCTTCTCGTTGGCGAACGATCTGGAAAATCATTCTTCCGGCTGCGGCTCCGAGCATTGTGGCTGGATTACGAATTAGCATTGGTATCTCTTGGCTTGTAATCGTAGCAGCAGAGATGATTGTAGGCGGAACCGGCATTGGTAGCCTTGTTTGGGCAGAGTGGAATAACTTGAGCATCACCAGTATTATTACCGCGATCGTCATCATTGGAGTCACCGGATTGGTTCTCGATCAGCTACTAGCATTGTTGCAAACCTGGGTTTCTTTCGGAGAAAAGTAG
- a CDS encoding acetamidase/formamidase family protein → MPKTLFKVDLTKPMDQQELPGHNRWHPNIPAVVSVNPGEVFRIECKDWTDGQIKNNDDPKDIEEVDLTVVHVLSGPIWVNGAQPGDILVVDLLDIGALQGDEWGFTGIFAKENGGGFLTDHFPKAAKAIWDFQGIYTSSRHIPGVRFAGITHPGLIGCAPSHELLATWNKREAELMSSQPDRRTYGAEIKGDLATLAALPNPKNAILGQVAASDFDLIAAEGARTVPPREHGGNCDIKNLSRGTRIYFPVYVEGAKLSMGDIHFSQGDGEISFCGAIEMSGFIDLHVDVIKGGMDKYGMINPIFKPGPVEPRYSEYLVFEGISVDEFTGKQYFMDVHIAYRRACLNAIEYLKKFGFTGEQAYLLLSCAPVEGRISGIVDIPNACCTVAIPTEIFDQPILPV, encoded by the coding sequence ATGCCGAAGACATTGTTTAAGGTCGATCTCACTAAACCAATGGATCAGCAGGAATTGCCAGGACATAATCGCTGGCATCCCAATATCCCAGCAGTCGTTTCGGTGAATCCGGGCGAGGTGTTTCGGATTGAGTGTAAGGATTGGACGGATGGGCAGATCAAGAACAATGATGATCCAAAAGATATTGAAGAGGTCGATTTAACAGTCGTTCACGTTCTCAGCGGCCCTATCTGGGTGAATGGCGCACAACCCGGAGACATTCTTGTTGTAGATTTGCTCGATATTGGAGCGCTGCAAGGGGATGAGTGGGGCTTTACAGGCATCTTTGCTAAAGAAAATGGCGGTGGCTTTCTAACCGATCACTTTCCCAAAGCCGCTAAAGCAATCTGGGACTTCCAGGGCATCTATACGAGTTCACGGCATATTCCGGGTGTGCGGTTTGCGGGGATTACTCACCCCGGTTTGATTGGCTGTGCGCCATCGCATGAACTTTTGGCGACGTGGAACAAGCGGGAAGCAGAGCTAATGAGTTCTCAACCCGATCGCCGCACTTATGGAGCAGAAATCAAAGGCGATTTGGCAACGTTAGCTGCTTTACCAAATCCGAAGAATGCGATCTTAGGGCAAGTGGCAGCATCTGACTTCGATCTCATCGCCGCAGAAGGCGCTAGAACAGTTCCGCCTCGCGAACATGGCGGCAATTGTGATATCAAGAATCTGTCGCGTGGCACTCGGATTTACTTCCCGGTCTATGTAGAAGGAGCAAAGCTTTCGATGGGCGACATTCACTTCTCGCAAGGCGATGGAGAGATTTCGTTCTGTGGTGCGATCGAGATGTCTGGCTTTATCGACCTCCACGTAGACGTTATCAAAGGCGGAATGGACAAGTACGGCATGATCAATCCGATCTTTAAGCCGGGGCCTGTTGAACCGCGTTACTCTGAGTACCTTGTATTTGAAGGAATTTCAGTCGATGAGTTTACGGGCAAGCAGTATTTTATGGATGTTCACATTGCGTATCGTCGCGCTTGTCTCAATGCGATCGAGTACCTGAAGAAATTTGGCTTCACCGGAGAGCAAGCCTATCTATTGCTCAGTTGCGCTCCGGTCGAAGGCAGAATCAGCGGCATTGTAGACATTCCAAATGCCTGTTGTACAGTCGCCATTCCAACAGAGATTTTTGATCAGCCAATTTTACCTGTGTAA